One region of Juglans microcarpa x Juglans regia isolate MS1-56 chromosome 7S, Jm3101_v1.0, whole genome shotgun sequence genomic DNA includes:
- the LOC121240845 gene encoding uncharacterized protein LOC121240845 — protein MSYARWTDVPKSIKDELIDRVRGDFELDWELKNHRLAVWKQLRKRFNAFHDELHKKYLAYASHDEALPADVEFVDPIVWAKLCGRWGSDAFKRSEGANLVDFYKEVRWSKKKDKFVTDATEDIYKEMAGKMDELAPENHSDEATRAVSREVLGHRLGYARGLGEMVILESTRAKDRERDKEYAMLVERYKKDADDHKSELDRVREEMRVVVERQIESKNMLRSLMASFHSHARGSLRGTQ, from the exons ATGAGCTATGCTAGATGGACGGATGTACCCAAGTCCATTAAGGATGAGTTGATTGACAGGGTCAGG GGTGACTTCGAATTAGATTGGGAATTGAAGAACCATCGATTGGCAGTTTGGAAGCAACTACGTAAGAGATTTAACGCCTTCCACGATGAGCTGCACAAGAAGTATTTGGCATATGCGAGCCATGATGAGGCATTGCCTGCTGATGTAGAGTTCGTCGACCCCATAGTATGGGCTAAGCTATGTGGCCGATGGGGAAGTGATGCATTCAAG CGATCTGAAGGAGCAAACTTGGTGGACTTCTACAAGGAAGTCCGCTGGTCGAAGAAGAAGGATAAATTTGTCACAGATGCCACTGAAGATATTTAT AAGGAGATGGCTGGAAAGATGGATGAATTAGCCCCTGAGAATCATAGTGATGAGGCAACTAGGGCTGTCTCTAGGGAGGTGCTTGGTCATAGACTAGGATATGCACGAGGCCTTGGAGAGATGGTGATACTAGAGTCTACGAGAGCAAAGGACCGTGAACGAGATAAAGAGTACGCAATGTTAGTGGAAAGATATAAGAAAGATGCGGACGACCACAAGAGTGAACTAGACCGTGTGAGGGAAGAAATGCGAGTGGTTGTGGAGAGACAAattgaaagtaagaatatgtTGAGGAGTTTGATGGCATCATTTCATTCGCATGCAAGAGGCTCTCTTCGGGGGACGCAATGA